The following proteins are encoded in a genomic region of Euhalothece natronophila Z-M001:
- the cas1 gene encoding CRISPR-associated endonuclease Cas1 → MHTLYVAQQGCYVCREQQKLLIKKGEDVLGEVQIPLLEQVLVFGRSQITTQAIQVCLQEDIPIAFLSRMGYCYGRIMPIERGYRQLSRYQQQLTPQERLIIAQRIVETKLKNSRVFLMRQYRTCQKESISLAIKSLNYFAQKTLTVSHLDQLMGIEGSGAVQYFQALGECIAYDEFKLLARTRRPPTNPTNALLSFGYQILWNHLLTLIEMQGLDPYYACLHQGSERHAALASDLIEEFRVPIVDSLVLWLINTRTMNPEQDFRYQEGGCFLNAVGRKKFLNAWLKRMEQPVGTEKQPRWDMLTRQIRQYKEFVYHPVQGYTPYEIQ, encoded by the coding sequence ATGCACACGCTTTATGTCGCCCAGCAAGGGTGCTATGTTTGTCGAGAGCAGCAGAAGCTATTGATTAAGAAGGGAGAGGACGTTTTAGGAGAAGTCCAAATTCCTCTTTTGGAACAAGTTTTAGTGTTTGGTCGCTCTCAAATTACTACCCAAGCGATTCAGGTTTGTCTGCAAGAAGATATTCCCATTGCTTTTTTGTCACGGATGGGCTACTGTTATGGGCGCATTATGCCCATTGAGCGGGGATATCGCCAATTGTCCCGCTATCAACAACAGCTAACGCCACAAGAGCGACTGATTATCGCCCAACGCATTGTGGAAACGAAGTTGAAAAATAGTCGGGTTTTCCTGATGCGGCAATATCGCACTTGCCAGAAGGAGAGTATCTCACTAGCGATTAAGTCTCTTAATTATTTTGCTCAGAAAACGTTAACGGTGAGTCACCTTGACCAGTTGATGGGAATTGAAGGCTCGGGCGCAGTGCAATATTTTCAAGCTCTTGGGGAGTGTATTGCTTATGATGAGTTCAAGTTATTGGCACGCACCCGCCGTCCGCCGACTAATCCCACCAATGCCCTGCTCAGTTTTGGTTATCAAATTTTGTGGAATCATCTGCTGACTTTAATCGAAATGCAAGGACTCGATCCTTATTATGCTTGTTTGCATCAAGGCTCAGAACGTCATGCCGCTTTAGCTTCCGACTTGATTGAAGAGTTTCGGGTTCCTATTGTCGATTCTTTAGTGTTGTGGTTGATTAATACTCGAACCATGAATCCAGAGCAAGATTTTCGCTATCAAGAGGGGGGATGTTTTCTTAATGCAGTCGGTCGGAAAAAGTTTCTCAACGCTTGGCTCAAGCGCATGGAACAACCGGTGGGAACTGAAAAACAACCGCGCTGGGATATGCTAACTCGCCAAATTCGGCAATATAAGGAGTTTGTTTATCATCCTGTCCAAGGTTATACCCCCTATGAGATTCAATAG
- a CDS encoding UvrD-helicase domain-containing protein, which yields MKTQTRFISPALNELSSLRTPLTWGEQKVLELFHEKLSPNWEIYIQPHLNGLRPDFVLLNPRVGIAVFEVKDWNLDAMPYRVKFSKTGLPELWATSKTGKDFPVKDNPIEKVMQYKESLVNLYCPRIANKAVANYQYKAVITAGVIMTKAPTQKVKNLFQPFVEDFKLNEKYYPIVGQEALEQKDIKAVFPSARWNSSKLMEPQLAKDLRHWLIEPNIAKTQRQPLELNKKQKELVNSRTDTGFRRIKGSAGSGKSLVLAGRAAQLSAEGKDVLVVSYNITLWHYLRDLAVRHQVPGQKINNVVWCHFHEWCKQVCYDVGWQNKYRELWKQLEGIQDQKEYQEILTKILEVELVQLTKQAINQNLESVPTFDAILVDEGQDYNLDWWNTLRQVCREDGEMLLVADETQDLYQRTQAWTEESMNGAGFRGDWVRLDTCYRTPNQLIPSLQQFAETYLENSVINLPEPETAQTEINVAPVKMRWIQVDNQKDITSITTKAVLKMPVWSEPDTLSYSDIVLLTQDHPSGLKCVEMLKQNRVKVAHVFGKNHEEKKGRKLEFYMGDARVKAATIHSFKGWESSAMVIQINRVDSEQDLATIYVAISRLKRQINGSYLTVVCSAPELEDFGQTWEQFEKINV from the coding sequence ATGAAAACTCAAACCCGCTTTATTTCTCCGGCACTAAATGAACTCTCTTCTCTGAGAACCCCCTTAACTTGGGGTGAACAAAAAGTGTTGGAACTATTTCACGAAAAACTCTCTCCCAATTGGGAAATTTACATTCAACCTCACTTGAATGGGTTGCGTCCCGATTTTGTTTTATTAAACCCAAGAGTTGGCATTGCTGTTTTTGAAGTCAAAGATTGGAATTTAGATGCAATGCCTTATCGAGTCAAATTTTCTAAAACGGGGCTTCCTGAACTGTGGGCAACGTCTAAAACCGGTAAAGATTTTCCAGTTAAAGATAATCCCATTGAAAAAGTAATGCAGTATAAAGAGAGTCTGGTTAATTTATACTGTCCCCGAATTGCTAACAAAGCAGTTGCCAATTATCAATATAAAGCAGTCATTACAGCAGGTGTAATTATGACCAAAGCCCCAACTCAAAAGGTTAAAAACCTCTTTCAGCCTTTTGTTGAAGACTTTAAATTAAATGAAAAATATTATCCCATTGTGGGTCAAGAAGCACTAGAACAAAAAGATATTAAGGCAGTGTTTCCTTCTGCGCGATGGAACTCATCAAAACTAATGGAACCCCAATTAGCGAAAGATTTACGACATTGGTTAATTGAACCAAATATTGCCAAAACCCAACGACAACCCCTTGAGTTGAACAAGAAACAAAAAGAGTTAGTCAATAGTCGCACGGATACTGGTTTTCGTCGGATTAAAGGGTCTGCGGGTTCAGGAAAATCATTAGTCTTAGCAGGTCGCGCAGCGCAATTATCCGCAGAAGGAAAAGATGTTCTTGTGGTGAGTTACAACATTACCTTATGGCATTATCTAAGAGATTTAGCCGTTCGTCATCAAGTGCCAGGACAGAAGATTAACAATGTTGTTTGGTGTCATTTTCATGAATGGTGTAAACAGGTTTGTTATGATGTTGGTTGGCAAAATAAGTATCGTGAACTTTGGAAACAACTAGAAGGTATTCAGGATCAAAAAGAATATCAAGAAATTTTGACAAAAATTCTAGAAGTCGAATTAGTTCAGTTAACCAAACAAGCAATTAATCAAAATCTAGAATCTGTTCCTACCTTTGACGCAATTCTAGTCGATGAAGGTCAAGATTATAACCTTGATTGGTGGAATACTCTACGTCAAGTTTGTCGAGAGGATGGAGAAATGTTATTAGTTGCTGATGAAACCCAAGACCTTTACCAACGCACTCAGGCTTGGACAGAAGAAAGCATGAATGGAGCCGGTTTTAGAGGGGATTGGGTTCGGTTAGATACTTGTTATCGCACTCCCAATCAACTAATCCCTTCTTTACAACAATTTGCTGAAACCTATCTTGAAAATTCAGTTATTAATTTACCTGAACCAGAGACAGCCCAAACTGAAATCAATGTAGCACCTGTTAAAATGCGTTGGATACAAGTTGATAATCAAAAAGATATAACTTCAATTACCACCAAAGCTGTCTTAAAAATGCCAGTTTGGAGTGAACCCGATACCCTGTCTTATTCAGATATTGTCCTGTTAACACAAGATCATCCTTCTGGGTTGAAGTGTGTTGAAATGTTAAAGCAAAATAGAGTTAAGGTCGCTCATGTCTTTGGAAAAAACCATGAAGAAAAAAAAGGTCGTAAATTAGAATTTTACATGGGTGATGCGCGAGTTAAGGCAGCAACTATTCATAGCTTTAAAGGATGGGAATCTTCTGCAATGGTGATACAAATTAACCGAGTGGATTCAGAACAAGATTTGGCAACAATTTACGTGGCAATTAGCCGTCTTAAACGTCAGATTAATGGGAGTTACTTAACCGTTGTTTGTTCCGCCCCAGAATTGGAAGACTTTGGTCAAACTTGGGAGCAATTTGAGAAAATAAACGTTTAG
- the cas2 gene encoding CRISPR-associated endonuclease Cas2, with protein sequence MQLYVVTYDIPCDKRRKKVAELLEGYGQRVQLSVFECCLEKQKYEALKKRLQKLVKLDEDSVRFYPLSAHSLSQVEIWGGVPLSQPPGSTII encoded by the coding sequence ATGCAATTATACGTCGTTACTTACGATATCCCATGCGATAAACGGCGTAAGAAAGTTGCAGAGTTATTGGAGGGTTATGGTCAACGGGTACAATTATCGGTGTTTGAATGTTGTCTGGAAAAACAGAAGTACGAAGCCCTAAAAAAAAGATTGCAAAAACTGGTAAAACTTGATGAAGATAGTGTCCGCTTTTACCCTCTATCTGCTCATAGTTTGTCCCAAGTGGAAATTTGGGGTGGGGTTCCTCTTTCTCAACCGCCTGGGTCAACTATCATTTGA